A single region of the Salmo salar chromosome ssa16, Ssal_v3.1, whole genome shotgun sequence genome encodes:
- the LOC106574503 gene encoding outer dense fiber protein 3-like protein 2, giving the protein MEVKRRLIIAGRGKGSGPGRYALPPTIGYVNHDLTKPSSLAYTFHRRMSSNMGSVDCSPGPQYHIDTKMTRVRPRWYPFLLHARQGKTRRYPFLLRARQGKTHRYPFLLHARQGKTRRYPFLLHARQGKTRRYPHSNLLGSQVPHKPSSVSSSLAEHRQVGAPSEDRSMTPGPGRYNSTDPSVYLT; this is encoded by the exons ATGGAGGTTAAGAGACGTCTGATAATTGCTGGCAGAGGGAAAG GGTCAGGCCCCGGTCGCTATGCTCTCCCTCCAACCATTGGCTACGTCAACCATGACCTCACCAAGCCCAGTAGCCTCGCCTACACCTTCCACAGACGTATGAGCAGCAATA TGGGCTCCGTGGATTGCAGTCCAGGACCCCAGTACCACATCGATACCAAGATGACCCGGGTTCGGCCGCGTTGGTACCCCTTCTTACTCCATGCTAGGCAGGGCAAGACGCGTCGGTACCCCTTCTTACTCCGTGCTAGGCAGGGCAAGACGCATCGGTACCCCTTCTTACTCCATGCTAGGCAGGGCAAGACACGCCGGTACCCCTTCTTACTCCATGCTAGGCAGGGCAAGACTCGTCGGTACCCCCACTCTAACCTGCTGGGTTCCCAGGTGCCACACAAGCCGTCCAGTGTCAGCTCCAGCTTGGCGGAGCACAGACAGGTAGGAGCTCCATCAGAAGACCGGTCCATGACCCCTGGACCAGGACGCTACAACAGTACTGACCCCAGCGTCTACCTCACATGA
- the ebi3 gene encoding interleukin-27 subunit beta, giving the protein MYVQHCVCVLFWLCVCAVVTLLSGELSSDGTVPTVPSGENRAERDPPSPPEVRCWSPSYPFKALCSWPEPPQTQLPIQYIATYSMKGGEIQQCHPYPTSVHPLPSPESSLPGVNGSSPWARWLCVLKGLKLYTSYKLNITGVNRMGSASHLQAFTVEDIVKPDPPVNVTVQVVPGKLSLLVKWAPPPSWSDRTLFPLKYQIRYHWDNKGTPHEITLDPFEDTKKVLPRLSPGRSYLVQVCSMELMGLGQSSDWSLPVTVTMPAH; this is encoded by the exons ttctggctgtgtgtgtgtgctgtggtgaCTCTTCTCAGCGGTGAACTCAGCAGCGATGGGACGGTTCCGACGGTTCCATcaggagagaacagagcagaaaggG accccccctcccctccagagGTACGTTGCTGGTCTCCCAGTTACCCCTTCAAAGCCCTCTGCTCATGGCCTGAGCCTCCACAGACCCAGCTTCCCATACAGTACATCGCCACCTACAG TATGAAAGGCGGAGAGATCCAGCAGTGCCATCCCTACCCTACCTCCGTGCATCCTCTCCCCAGCCCAGAGTCCTCTCTCCCTGGGGTGAATGGCTCCTCTCCATGGGCGAGGTGGCTCTGTGTCCTAAAGGGTTTAAAGCTCTACACGTCTTACAAGCTCAACATCACAGGAGTCAACCGTATGGGCAGCGCCTCCCACCTACAGGCCTTCACTGTAGAGGACATTG tgaagccggACCCCCCTGTGAATGTGACTGTGCAAGTCGTTCCCGGGAAGCTGAGTCTGTTAGTGAAGTGGGCCCCTCCCCCTTCCTGGTCTGACCGCACCCTCTTCCCCCTGAAGTACCAAATCAGATACCACTGGGACAACAAGGGTACCCCACATGAGATCACT TTGGATCCGTTTGAGGACACCAAGAAAGTTCTACCAAGGCTGTCTCCTGGGAGGTCTTATCTAGTTCAGGTGTGTTCCATGGAACTGATGGGTCTGGGACAGAGCAGTGACTGGAGCCTACCTGTTACTGTCACTATGCctgcacactga